The Usitatibacter rugosus genome segment GAAGGTGTTGCGATCGCGGAGCGCGCCTACCAGCGGGCTCTCGCCTGGTCGCGCGAGCGGCTGCAGGGCAAGCCCGTCGGCGTGAAGGGCGCCACCACCGCGCCCATCGTCCAGCATCCGGACGTGAAGCGCATGCTCCTCACGATGAAGTCGATCACCGAGGCCTCGCGTGCGCTCGCTTACTGGACCTCGGCCATCCTCGATCGCGCCCGCGAGCATCCGGATGAAGAGGAACGCCGCCGCAGCCAGGCGATGGTGGATTTCCTCATCCCGATCGTGAAGGGCTGGTCGACGGAAAACGGCATCGACGTCGCCTCGCTCGGCATCCAGGTGCACGGCGGCATGGGCTTCATCGAGGAGACGGGCGCCGCGCAGCACTTGCGCGACGCGCGCATCACCACGATCTACGAAGGCACCACGGGCATCCAGGCCAACGACCTCGTCGGCCGCAAGATCGGACGCGAGGAAGGCCGCACGGCGCTCGTCGTGCTCGCGGAAGTCGACAAGGTCGCCGCACAGCTTTCCGGCGAGGGCGACCCCACGCTGAAGGACATCGGCATGGCGCTCGCCACCGCGGCCGCGAAGGCCCGCGAAACGGTGCAGTGGATCTCACGCAACTTCGCCACCAACGCACCGGCCGTGGCTGCCGGCTCCACCTACGTGCTGAAGCTCCTGGGCATCACGTTCGGCGGCTGGATGCTCGCCCGCTCGGCGCAGATCGCCACGAAGCAGCTCGCGGCGGGCGAGGGCGATGCGTCTTACCTCAAGGGCAAGGTGCTCACGGCTCGCTTCTTTGCCGACCACATCCTGTCGCAGGTTCCCGCGCTCGCGATCGCGGCCACGAAGGGTGGCGAGAGCGTGCTCGCGGTGGAAGAGTCCTTCCTCTGAGCGGGTTCCCGACCCTGATCGTCACCGCGTTCGCGGTGGCGATGGATGCCGTGGCGGTCTCGATTTCCAGCGGCATGACGCGCGGAGCGAAGGCTTCGTGGCGCGATGCGTTCGCGATGGGCGCCGTGTTCGGCGCGTTCCAGGCGATCATGCCCGCGCTCGGCTACCTCGGCGGGGCTTACTTCCGCGATGCCATCGAGGCCTGGGACCACTGGCTCGCCTTCGGGCTGCTGCTCGCGGTCGGCGGCCACATGATCTGGGAAGCTTTGCACGACGATCCCAATGAAACAGAGGCGAACCCCGCGAATCCCTTCGCGTGGCGCCGCCTCCTGGTGCTGGGTGTAGCAACGAGCCTCGATGCTGCGGCCGTTGGTCTTACCTTGGCGCTGGTGGATCTACCGATGCTCGCTTCCGTGCTGATCATCGGCGCGGTGACGTTCGCGCTCTGCGTCCCCGCGGTGCGCCTCGGCAGCCGGCTCGGTGAACGGGTCGCTCACCGCGCCGAGCTGCTGGGGGGCCTCGTGCTGGTGCTCATCGGGACCAAGATCCTGGTCGAGCACCTTTCGGGCGCTGCCTAGGTCAGGTCCCGCCGCCCGGCGACTGGTCGGTCAGGTACTCCGGAGCCAGGCCCGCGCGGATGTCGACCGGCGCGGTGCGGATCGCAACTTCCTCGCGGCTGTTCTCGCCGGAGCGGCGCGAGACGCTGCGCGGGATCTCGATCACGGGCGTCACGATGCGATACGGATCGGTGGACGTCACCACGGTCGATCCCTGGGCCAGGACGTACGGATTCCCGCTGGCGTCGGCCACGATGATCGGCGCATCCGTCACGACGACCACTTCTTCGCCCGGCAGCAGCACCGGCGTTTCGGCGATCACGGCGATCGGTGCGGTCGGAGCCACGATCACGGTGTCCTGCGAGATCGTCGTCGTCGTACCGTCATCGACCGGCTCGATCAACTGCGCACTCGCGAACCCCGCGACCGTGAAGCCCACGACGGGCACGAGTACCGCGATTCCTCTCTTGAGATTCATGTTCATTGCGTCTCCTATCAACGACAGAAAGATGGAACGCGATCGTCGCGTCCTGAAGGTGGGACGTGCGCATCGCGGACGCGTTCCGCGGCGACGCCTTCCCCTCCGACGGCCATCCTCGGGAACTCGGGTAGGACTTGGCCGACGGACAAGGGACGCCGCGAAAGCGATCCTGTGCGTTGCCGTCGAACGACATCTCCTAGGAAAACCCATGCGCCTACTTGCCCTCTCCGCCGCACCCCTTTTCGCGGCGGCCTTCGCCGCGCACGCCGCCTGCGAAAAGCCGCTCGAGACCCGCCCGGTAAATGCCGAGGGCCAGCAGCCCGCGTTTCTTGACCAGACGCGCGCGTGCGAATCGAAGTCGGCGGTGAAGCTCGACGTGGTGGTCCTCGCGAAAGGCCTCGCGAACCCCTGGGCGGTCGAGCCGCTGCCCAATGGCGATCTCCTCATCACGGAAAAGCCCGGGCGGCTTCGCATCGTGAGCGCGCGCGGGCAGCTTGGTGAGCCGATCGAAGGCGTCCCGACCGTGGATGCGGCCGGGCAGGGCGGCCTGCTCGACGTGGCGCTGTCCCCGGGCTTCGCCAAGGACCGCACGATCTACTTCTCCTTCTCCGAGCCGCGGCAGGGCGGCAACGCCACCAGCGTCGGGCGCGGCGTGCTCTCCACCGATCACAAGAAGCTCGAGAACGTGAAGGTGATCTTCCAGGCCCTGCCGACGTACAAGGGCGACAAGCATTTCGGATCGCGCCTCGCCTTCGGCCCGGACGGCATGCTCTACCTCACGCTGGGCGAGCGCTCCGACACGCCGATGCGCAAGCTCGCGCAGCAGCTCGACAACCACATGGGCAAGGTGCTTCGCTTGAAGCCCGACGGAACGGCCGCCGACGGCAACCCGTTCGCCACGCAGGCCGGCGCGAAGCCGGAGATCTGGACCTACGGACACCGCAACGTCCAGGCCTCGGCGTTCGACATGCTGGGGCGCCTCTGGGTCGTCGAGCACGGCACGCAGGGCGGCGACGAGGTGAACCTCATCCAGAAGGGCAAGAACTACGGCTGGGCCGTGCAGGCCTACGGCGAGGAATACTCCGGCAAGCCCATCGACGGCGCGCTCACGGTCCGCGACGGGATGGAGCAGCCCGTGTACTACTGGGATCCGGTGATCGCCCCTTCGGGTGCGCAGTTCTACTCGGGCAAGCTGCACGCGGCGTGGAAGGGCAACCTCTTCGTCGGCAGCCTGAAGGACAAGTACCTCGTGCGCCTCGTGCTGCAGAACGACCGCGTGACCGGCGAGGAGCACCTGCTCGCCGATCGCGGCCAGCGCATCCGCGACGTGCGCGAGGGCCACGACGGCGCCCTCTACATCGTCACCGACGAGAAGAACGGCGAGCTCTGGAAGGTCACGCCCAAGAAATAGCAATTAGGGTCAGACCCTAATTCTTTCTAGTTCCTCTCCCAGCCGCCGCCCAGCGACTTCGCGAGCGCCGCCGAGGCTGCGAGTCGTTGGCCCTGCAACTGCGTGGCGAGGCGCTCGGTGTTGAGCAGGAACTGCTGCGCGGTGATGACTTCGAGGTAGGTGGCGGCGCCGCCTTCGTAGCGGGTGTTGGCCATGTCCAGCACGCGCGCGGCGCTCACGGTAGCCGCAGTCGCTTGTCCATGTGCCCGCTCGAGTGCCGAGAGGCCGGTGATGCCGTCCTGCACTTCCTGCATGGCGTTCAGGACCACGCGGCGATAGATGGCGAGCTCGGCTTCGTAGCCCGCCTCCGTGAACGCGATGTTGCCTTGGATGCGCCCGCCGTCGAAGATCGGCTGCACCAGCGAGGCGCCGATCGACCAGACGAGGCTGGGCGCGTCGAAGAGCGTGGAGAGGTCGCGGCTCTCGGCGCCGTAGAAGCCGGCGATCACGATGCTGGGATAGAGCGCGGCGCGCGCGACGCCGATCTGCGCATTGGCCGCGGCCATCGCGCGTTCGGCCGCCGCGACGTCGGGCCGGCGCTCGAGGATGTCGGACGGCACGCCTACGGGGAAGACGGGCGGAGCGACCAGGGCCCTCGACCGCGGCGCCATCTCGAAGACGGGGGCCGGCGTCCCGGTGAGCGTGGCGATCGCGTTCTGCAATTGCGAGCGCTGCCGGCGCAGCAGCTCCACCTGCGTGAGCGTGTTGTCGATCAGGGCCTGCTGCTGCGCGACGTCGATGCCGGAGGCGGCGCCCAGGTCGTGGCGCGCGGTCACGAGCTCGAGAGCGCGGCGCTGGATGGCGATGGCGCGCGCGAGCACGTCCAGCTCCGCGTCCACCTGGCGCAGCCCGAAGTACGCGACCGCGAGATCCGCCGTGAGCAGCAACCGCACGTTCTCGAAATCCGCGGCCGATCGCTCCGCGGTCGCTTGTGCGCCCTCGACCGACCGGCGCACGCGCCCCGCGAGATCCAGCTCGTAGCTCGTCGTGAGCGAGAGCACGAAGTCGTTCTGCACCGTCGAGAAGTTCGGCGAGTTGTAGTTGCTGAGCGGGCGGTTCTCGGTGCCGCGGGCCCGCGTGTCGCGATTGAAGAGCGAGAGCTGCGGAAAGAGGCTCGCCGAAGCGATGGAGAGCGACGCCCGGGCCTGCGCCCAGCGCGCCGAGGCGAGGGCGAGCGTGGGGTTGTGGGCGAGGGCGCGGGCTTCGAGCGCGTCCAGCTCCGGATCGCCGAAGGCCTTCCACCACTCACCCTTGGGGAGCGCGTCGCTGGGCCGGGCCTCGCGCCACGGTGCTTCCACCTTCCATGCGGTGGGCGTGTCGACCGCGGGACGCACGTAGTCCGGGCCGGCGGCACAACCCGCGACGAGCACGACCGCGAGCGCGGCCAGGGATCGGCGAGCGCGCATCGTCAGGCTTTCTTCTCGCCTTTGCCGGTCTTGTCGCCCTTGTCGGTCTTCTCGGCGTCCTTCGCGACGGTCACGACGTCGCCGTCGGCGAGCGCATCGGGCGGGTTCAGGACCAGCTCCTCGGAGCCCGCGAGCCCGTCGGTGACCTCGACGCTCTGGCCGTAGTTGCGCCCCAGCTTCACCGGCAGCAGGCGCACCTTGCCGCCCGCGCCGACGGAGGCGACCCGCACGCCGTCGCCGCGCACGATCAGCGCATTGGTCGAGATGACGATGTCGCGGCTCGCCTGCAGCGGCAGCGACACTTGCACGTACGCGCCCGGCATCAGCACGCCGCCCTTGTTCGGCAGCGCGATCTCCACCTGCATGGTGCGCGTGGTCGCATCGATGGAGCCGGCGGTGCGCGCCACGATGCCCTCGAAGCTCTGGCCGCGCATCTCCGGCTGCATGATGCCGACCTTCTGTCCCGGCTTCACGAGGTTGGCGTACGACTGGGGCACGTTCACGTACACGCGGAGCGAATCGGCCTGCGTGAGGATGAAGAGGGGTTTTCCGGAGCCGCCGTCGATGAGGTCGCCGACGTCGACATTGCGCCGCGTCACGAGCCCGGCGAAGGGAGCGACGACGCGCTTGAAGCCCTCGAGCTGGCGCAGCCGCTCGACGTTCGCGCTCGCCGCGTTGAGGTTGGCCTGCGCCTGCGCATAGCCGGAGCGCTTCTCGTCCAGCTCCTGCTGCGCCACGACGTCCTTTGCGCGCAAAGCCTCCCATCGATCCACGGTGCTCTTGGCGAGCCCGAGGCTCGCGACGGCCTGCTCGCGCGCGGCCATCGCCTGCGAGAGCTGCTGGTCGATCTCGGGGCTCTCGATCTCCGCGAGGAGGTCGCCCTTCTCGACGAGGCTGCCGATGTCCTTGGTCCAGCGCTTGAGGTAGCCGCTCGCCCGCGACGAGATCGGCGCCTGGGTCGCGCCCTGCAGCGAGCCGGGAAGGAGCACGGTCTCGCCCCCCGCGCCAACGGTGGCTCGCGCCGTCTTCACGTAGAGCTTGGCGTAGTCCGCCGTCCCCGCTTCGAGGGCCTTGGCGTTGGTGTGCCGCATCAGGACCGTGCGGCCGGCCCCGAGGGCCAGCAGCACCAGCACGACGATCGCGACGATCTTCGCTCGTCGAATCGTGGTTCGTTCAGTCATTGCTCAGCGACTCCTGTGGCAGGGGTGCGTGGGATGCGGGACGGGCCGCGCGGCGCGCGAGCCAGTCGTGCACGGCGGCATAGATCACCGGCACGAAGAGAAGGGTGGAGACGGTGGCGAAGGCGAGGCCGCCGATCACGGCGCGGCCGAGCGGCGCGTTCTGCTCGCCGCCCTCGCCGACGCCCAGCGCCATCGGGATCATGCCGATGATCATGGCGAGCGCGGTCATCAGCACGGGGCGAATACGAGTGGCACCGGCTTCGAGCGCGGCCAGGCCCGGGATCACGCCTTCGGCCTCGCGATCGCGCGCGAAGGAGACGAGCAGGATGGAGTTGGCCGTGGCGACCCCCATCGTCATGATCGCGCCGGTCAGCGCCGGGACGGAGAGCGTGGTGCCGGTCACGAAGAGCATCCATGCGATGCCGGCCAGCGCGGCAGGGAGCGCCGCGATGATGATCATCGCGTCCACCCACGACTGGAAGTTCACGACCACCAGCAGGTACACCAGCACGATCGCCATCGCGAGGCCCACGCCCAGGCCGATGAAGGAGCTCTGCATCGTCTCCACCTGGCCGCGCACGAAGACCTGCGAGCCGCGCGGCAGCTTTGGCCTCATGTCGTCGACGAGCTTCTGCACCTTCCCCGCGACGCTCGCAAGGTCCGTGCCCTGGACGCTCACGTACACGTCGATCACCGGGAGGATGTTGTAGCGCGAGACGATGGCGGGCGTGCGGCCCGCCTTCGCCTCGACCAGGTTGCCGAGCGGCTGCGGCGGGCGGGACTGGGCCGCGCCCGCGCCGCCCGGCTCGGGCACCGGAATGTTGAGGAGGGCATCGAGGGAATCCACGCGGTAATCCGGCGCCTGCACCGCGATGCTGTAGACGACGCCGTTCTGCGGGTTCAGCCAGAACGCGGGCTGCGTCTGCGAGCTGCCCGCGAGCGCGATGAGGAGGTTCTGCCCCACGTTCGCGGAGTTGAGGCCGAGGGCCGCGGCGCGCGTGCGGTCGATCTGCAGATCCACGCCCGGATTGTCCAGGCGCTGGTGCACGTGCACGTCCACGGCGCCCGGGATGGCCTTGATCTGCTTCGTGAGCTCGGCGGCGAGCTCCGCGTTCTTCGTCATGTTGTTGCCGGCGAACTGCACGTCGATCGCGGCGGGGAGGCCGAAGTTCAGGATCTGCGTGACGATGTCCGCGGGCTGGAAGAAGAACTCGATGCCGGGGAAGCGCTTCGGCAGCTCGCGGCGCAGCTGCGAGACCCACTCGTCGGTCGGGCGATGGTCCTCGTGGAGCGCGATGAGGATCTCGCCGTCCAGCGAGCCGAAGGTGCCGTTGTTGCTGTACGAGAGGTTGATGCCGCTGTTGGGTACGCCGAGGTTGTCCAGCACCGTGACCAGCTCCTCGCGCGGGATGATCTCGCGGATGGCACCTTCGATGCGGTCGGCGATGCGCGCCGTCTCCTCGATGCGGGTTCCGGTCGGTGCGCGGAAATGCAGCCGGATCTGTCCCGCGTCCACGCTCGGGAAGAAATCGCGGCCGAGGAACGGATAAAGCGCGCAGGAGAGCGCCGTGAACGCGAAGAAGAGGATCGCGAACGCCGCCCGGCGCGCAAGCACCGCCTCCAGCACTTCCGAATACCCGGCGCGCACCCGCTCGAACTGCCGGTCGAATGCGACGTGGACCCGCTGGAAAGCGCGGAAGAAATTAGGGTCAGCTACTTTTTCCGTTCCGTCGGAAAAAGTAGCTGACCCTAATTTCTTCCCGCCGTGGTCCTGGCCACGCATCAACAACATCACGAGCGTGGGCACGAGCGTTCGCGACAGGATGTACGACACGATCATCGCGAACACCACGGCCTCGGCCATGGGCACGAAGAGATAGCGCGCGACGCCCGAAAGGAAGAACATCGGCACGAACACGATGCAGATGCAGACCGTCGCGACGAACGCCGGCACGCCGATCTCGCCCGCGCCGACGAGGATGGCCTCGTGCAGCTCCTTGCCCTCGTGCAGGTGGCGCTCGATGTTCTCGATGGTGACGATCGCCTGGTCCACCAGGATGCCCACCGAGAGCGCCAGGCCCCCCAGCGTCATGATGTTCAGCGTCTCGCCCAGCGCGTAGAGGATGAGGATCGAGGCGAGGATCGACAGCGGGATGGTGAGCGCGATGATGAACGTGCTGCGCCAGTTGCCGAGGAAGAGCAGCACCATCAGGGCCGTGAGGCCCGCGGCGATGAGCGCTTCCATCACCACGCCCATCACCGCCGCCTTCACGAAGATGGATTGGTCGAAGAGCTGCGCGATGGCCACGTCCGAAGGCAGCAGCTGTGCGGCAACCGGCAGCTTCGCCTTCAGGTTGTTCACGATGTCGACCGTCGAAGCCCCGCCGTTCTTCAGCACCGAGAGCAGCACGCCGCGCTGGCCGTCCCGGCGCACGACGTTGGTTTGCGGCTGGAAGCCGTCCCGCACCTGCGCCACGTCTCGCAGGTACACCGTGGTGCCGCCCTGCGTGCGCACGGGTAGGTCGTTCAGCCCCGAGATCGCGTCGGGCGACGTATCCAGGTTCACGTTGTATTCGGTGATGCCGAACTTGGCCGTGCCCGAGGGCAGGATCAGGTTCTGCGTGTTGATGGCGTTCACCACGTCCGAGGGGCCGAGGTTTCTCGCATACAGCGCCTGCAGGTCGAGGTCCACAGAGACCTGGCGCTGCTTGCCGCCGTAGGGGAAGGGGATCGCGACACCCGGGATCGTGACCAGCTGCGGGCGGAGCTGGTTGATCGTCGTGTCGAAGAGCGCCTGCTCCGACATCACCGGGCTGGAGAGTGCCAACTGCACCACCGGGATGGACGAGGCCGAGTACTTGATCACCAGGGGCGGCGTGGTGCCCGGCGGAAGCTGGCGAAGCTGCGTCTGCACGATGGCCGTCACCTGCGCCACCGCCATCTGGATGTTCGCGTTCGGCTGGAAGAAGACCTTGATCACCGCCACGCCCGAGAGCGACTGGCTCTCGATGTGCTCGATGTCGGAGACGGTGGTGGTGAGGCTGCGCTCGGTCTGGCCGGTGATGCGCGTGCCCATCTCCTGCGCGGAGAGGCCGCGGTAGTTCCACACGATCGACACGACGGGGATGTCGATCTCGGGGAAGATGTCCGTGGGCATCTTCAGCAGCGCGAACGGCGTGGCGAGCACGATCAGCATCGCCATCACGATGAACGTGTAGGGGCGGCGCAGCGCGAGTTCAACCACTGAAAAACCGGAGCTGTCCTTCCCGGCCGGGGGGGTCGTGACCATCGGCAAATGATAACCGGTTGAAAGTGCCGGAAATCCCCCTGAATTCGGTACCATCGCTTGTCCGAAGGAGGAGGCCATGCGAACCCTCGCCATTCTCTTCACGTGGGCGGCCACCGCCGTCACCGCCGCCGCACCGCAGACCGGCATCTGGTGGAGTCCCGCCGAGAGCGGCCGCGGCTACACGATCGACGTCCAGAACGACACGCTGGTGCTGATCTCGTTCCTGTACGGTCCCGACGGCCGCATGCAGTGGTACTACTCCGACGGCAAGCTCACGAACGAGGGCGCAAGCTGGTCGGGCACGCTGCTCAAGTTCGACCAGGGCCAGCCGCTCGGCGGCGCGTACAAGGCGCCCACCGCGTCCGGCAACGACGGTGCTGTTTCCATCGCGTTCTCCTCGCGCACGACCGGCGTGATCACGCTGCCGGGCGGGCGAACGGCCGCGATCGAGCACCAGAACTTCGGCGTCGGATCCCCTCCGCAATCGCTGCTCGGCTCGTGGCTCTACGTCTACGCGGTGGGAGACGACACGTTCGCCACGCGCTTCAACTACACGAGCGTGGGCGCGGCCACGCCGACGGGGACGGGTGTCGTCGTCGACACCGTCCGGCGCGGCGGCGCGGAGTACATGGTGTCGGGCGATTTCGCCGGCCAGGTCGTCTCGGTCCAGTTCGACGCGGCCGGCAATCCGCTCACGACGTACTTCTGGAATCCGTACCTCGAAGAGGGCCGCGGCTTCTGGGTCTCGCCCACCACGCAGGTGCTCTACGGGATGAACGCGTATCGCTACGTGGGGCCGAGCGGGATGGTGAAGGGCCTCGGTGCCGCGATCGGCCCCGGTGCTGCCGCGCGCGAAGGCATCACGTTCACCCTGCCGAAAGCCACGCCGATGGCGGACTACGCCGCGCGCAATCCCGCGCTGGGTGCCATCGCCCGCGGCATGTTGGAGGAAGTGCGGAAGGCGGAAGCGTCCCGCCGGTGAGGCGCTACGCCGCTTCGATGCGGCTCGCGGCCTGCGGGAGCTCGTTCCAGTAGCAGATGTGCGAGGTGTGGTCGCGGCGCGAGAGCTCCTTCGCCCCGTACATCGCCTTGTCCGCCTCGGCGATCACGCCCGCGGCGCCGAGGCCGAAGCGATACTCCGCCACGCCACAGCTCACGGTGAGTAGCAGCTCCTTGCCCGGCGCGATCTCCACGGGGGAGGAGTCGAACGCCTTCACGATCCGCTCCATCACGAGCTTCAAAGCGCGGTTGCGATGCAGGCCGACCACGAACTCGTCGCCGCCCCAGCGCACCACCCAGTCGCCGCGGCGCGTGTTCAGCTGCAGCAGCGCGGCCACGTGCGAGATGCATGCATCGCCCGCGGAGTGCCCGTGCGTGTCGTTGATGGCCTTGAAGTCGTTGATGTCGAAGAACGCGACCTGGAAGCCCTGCAGGTCGCGCTCGGCCCGCGCGATCTCCTCGGCGAGGCGCTTCTCGCCGGCGCGGCGGTTGTAGAGCCCGGTGAGGTCGTCGTTGTCGGAGACGCGCTCCAGCCGCTCGATCGTCTGGTGGAGCTGCGTGAGGGTGTACTGCGTGCCTTCCATCAGCTTGCCCGCGCGGTCGGGGAAGTGGATCGGCAGGTCGGGGAGCTTGCGGCTGTCGATATAGCTGCGCAGCGCCTCGGCCGTGATGTCCACCGGCGCCAGCAGCTCTCGCAACATCCACATCGTGCCCAGGAAGCCGGCCACGCACGCAAGGATGAGCGCGGCGAGGATGGGATACATCTGGTCCCAGTCCGTGCGGCTCACCAGCAGGTAGATGATGAAGAAGAGGAGGGGGGAGATGGAACCGACGAACGCCGCCAGCGCGAACTTGCCCGCGTAGCTGTCGCGCAGCGTGGAGAGCTGCGCGAACAACCGGTAGATCCCCATGCGGTCCAGGACCGTCGCGCCCGGCGCTATCTTGCTGACCATGTTCTGGTTGTTCTGCCTTCCCCGTGTTCCCCCATTCTAGCCCTACTTTTCGACCGGGTTCCTCAGGATGCCGATGCCCTCGATTTCGGTCTCCAGCAGGTCGCCGGGCTTGAGGAATTCCGGCGGCGTGCGGGCGAAGCCGACGCCTTCGGGGGTGCCCGAGGAGATGAGGTCGCCCGCCTCGAGCGTCATGCCCAGCGAGAGGTCGGCGATGAGGCGCGGGACCTTGAAGTACATGAACTTCGTGTTCGAGCTCTGCTTCACGACGCCGTTCACGCGGCACTCGACCTTGAGGTTCGTGTGGTCGAGGCTGTCCGCGGTGACGATGACCGGGCCCATCGGGCAGGTGCCGTCGAGGCTCTTGCCCTTGTGCCATTGGCCGCCGTGCCGGCGCTGGATGTCGCGCCACGTGACGTCGTTCATGACCGTGTAGCCGAAGACGTGCTTCATCGCGTCCGCCTCGGAAATGTTCTTGCCGCCCGGGCCGATGACCACGCCCAGCTCCACTTCCCAGTCGAGGGTGGTCGAGATCGCGGCGTCATACGGGATGGTGCCGGTCGGATCGTTCACGGCCGTGGGCGTCTTGCTGAAGAACACCGGGAACTTGGGGAGCTCGCGCTTCTCCTCGAGCTTCTTGGCGCCCTCCTCGAAATGCTCGAGGTAGTTCCAGCCGACGCAGAACACGTTCTTCGAGGGACGCGGGATCGGGGCGAGCAGCTTCACGTCCGCCAGGTTCACCTGGGTGCCGGGCTTCGCGGCGAGCTCCTTCAGCTTCGCCATCGCTGCCGCGCCGCCTCGGATGATGTCCAGCATCGTCGCGAAACCGGAGGCCTCCACGATCGTCTTGTCGTCGAGGAGGATGCCGGGACGCGGCGTGCCGGAGGGAATGGGGGCGTACGTGACGAGCTTCATTGCGGGTCCTTGAGGGTGGTATCGAAGGGACTCACATTCTCTTCGAATTCGGGGCCGGGGTGCGGCGCCGAAGTCCGAAGCCTTCGCCGTGGTGGTGCGGGAGTTACTTCAGGTTTGCGAGGGGATGCGCGCCGACGGGCCAGCGGCTCGCGAAGAAGCGGTCCACGTCGGCCTGCGCGATGCGGTCGAGCCCCGGGGCCTGCCATTTCGGCGCGTTGTCCTTGTCGACCAGCAGGGCCCGCACGCCTTCCATGAAGTCGCCGTACTCGAGCGCCGTGGCGACCATGCCGAGCTCCATGCGGAAGACCTCGGCCAGCGTGCTTTGCCGGCCGCGGTGCAGCTGCTCCTGCGTCACCGCGAGCATCGTGGGAGAGCGCTTCGCCAGCGCAGCCAGCGTCTTGCCGGGCCATTCTCCCAGGCCATAGTCCGTGTCCTTGAGGGCAGCGGCGATGGCCGCGGGGGAAGGCAAGCCGAAGATCATGTCGATGGCCTTGCGCTGCGCGGGGAGCTCGCCGGCTTCCTTCGGCTCGGCTCCGAGCTTGGTCTTCACCTCGTCCAGCGCGCCTCTCGGGTACGGCGCCTTCGCGACGACGTTCTCCAGCATGTCGTCGAGGCGGGCCAGCGACTCGGGTGGCAGGTAGATGTCGGCGAGGTTCGCGTAGATCGCATCGCCGGCGCGGATCGTATTGCCGACGAGCCCCAGGTACGTTCCCAGGTGACCCGGCGTGCGCGAGAGGAACCAGCTGCCGCCGACGTCGGGAAAGAGGCCGATCGTCGTCTCCGGCATTCCCATCTTCGTCTTGTCCGTCGCGATGCGAAGCGCCGCGCCCTGGGCCAGCCCCATTCCGCCGCCCATGATGATGCCGTCCATCACCGCGACGATCGGCTTGAGGTACGTGTGGATCCGGTAGTTGAGCGCGTACTCGACGGTGAAGAACTCGAGCAGGTCCGTGCGGCCCGCCTTCCAGCCCTCGTAGAGCGCACGCACGTCGCCGCCCGCGCAGAACGCCTTCTCGCCGGCGCCGCGGAACACGATCACCTTCACGCGATCGTCCACCGCCCACGCCTCCAGCCATGCGGCGAGGCCGCGGATCATGCCGAGGGTGAGGGCGTTGAGCGCAGTGGGGCGGTTCAGGGCGACCGTGGCCACCCCGTTGCGGACGATGGCGAGGAGCTCGCCGCCGGCCGCTTCTAGTCGTTCTTCCATTCGGGCTTGCGCTTCTCGAGGAAAGCGGCAACGCCCTCCTGCTGGTCGGAGTGGTCGAAGAGGTCCATGAAGCGCTCGCGCTCGAGCGAGAGGCCGGCGCGGCGCGGGATGCCGTTGCGC includes the following:
- a CDS encoding manganese efflux pump MntP family protein, which translates into the protein MTRGAKASWRDAFAMGAVFGAFQAIMPALGYLGGAYFRDAIEAWDHWLAFGLLLAVGGHMIWEALHDDPNETEANPANPFAWRRLLVLGVATSLDAAAVGLTLALVDLPMLASVLIIGAVTFALCVPAVRLGSRLGERVAHRAELLGGLVLVLIGTKILVEHLSGAA
- a CDS encoding PQQ-dependent sugar dehydrogenase translates to MRLLALSAAPLFAAAFAAHAACEKPLETRPVNAEGQQPAFLDQTRACESKSAVKLDVVVLAKGLANPWAVEPLPNGDLLITEKPGRLRIVSARGQLGEPIEGVPTVDAAGQGGLLDVALSPGFAKDRTIYFSFSEPRQGGNATSVGRGVLSTDHKKLENVKVIFQALPTYKGDKHFGSRLAFGPDGMLYLTLGERSDTPMRKLAQQLDNHMGKVLRLKPDGTAADGNPFATQAGAKPEIWTYGHRNVQASAFDMLGRLWVVEHGTQGGDEVNLIQKGKNYGWAVQAYGEEYSGKPIDGALTVRDGMEQPVYYWDPVIAPSGAQFYSGKLHAAWKGNLFVGSLKDKYLVRLVLQNDRVTGEEHLLADRGQRIRDVREGHDGALYIVTDEKNGELWKVTPKK
- a CDS encoding efflux transporter outer membrane subunit; translated protein: MRARRSLAALAVVLVAGCAAGPDYVRPAVDTPTAWKVEAPWREARPSDALPKGEWWKAFGDPELDALEARALAHNPTLALASARWAQARASLSIASASLFPQLSLFNRDTRARGTENRPLSNYNSPNFSTVQNDFVLSLTTSYELDLAGRVRRSVEGAQATAERSAADFENVRLLLTADLAVAYFGLRQVDAELDVLARAIAIQRRALELVTARHDLGAASGIDVAQQQALIDNTLTQVELLRRQRSQLQNAIATLTGTPAPVFEMAPRSRALVAPPVFPVGVPSDILERRPDVAAAERAMAAANAQIGVARAALYPSIVIAGFYGAESRDLSTLFDAPSLVWSIGASLVQPIFDGGRIQGNIAFTEAGYEAELAIYRRVVLNAMQEVQDGITGLSALERAHGQATAATVSAARVLDMANTRYEGGAATYLEVITAQQFLLNTERLATQLQGQRLAASAALAKSLGGGWERN
- a CDS encoding efflux RND transporter periplasmic adaptor subunit, with translation MTERTTIRRAKIVAIVVLVLLALGAGRTVLMRHTNAKALEAGTADYAKLYVKTARATVGAGGETVLLPGSLQGATQAPISSRASGYLKRWTKDIGSLVEKGDLLAEIESPEIDQQLSQAMAAREQAVASLGLAKSTVDRWEALRAKDVVAQQELDEKRSGYAQAQANLNAASANVERLRQLEGFKRVVAPFAGLVTRRNVDVGDLIDGGSGKPLFILTQADSLRVYVNVPQSYANLVKPGQKVGIMQPEMRGQSFEGIVARTAGSIDATTRTMQVEIALPNKGGVLMPGAYVQVSLPLQASRDIVISTNALIVRGDGVRVASVGAGGKVRLLPVKLGRNYGQSVEVTDGLAGSEELVLNPPDALADGDVVTVAKDAEKTDKGDKTGKGEKKA